One segment of Rosa chinensis cultivar Old Blush chromosome 6, RchiOBHm-V2, whole genome shotgun sequence DNA contains the following:
- the LOC112171463 gene encoding uncharacterized protein LOC112171463, translating into MAARLASSLALAEGKKKVDLHPSQGKGLRQSEVFMVGKLLTAREFKVCSFLGMFRSAWRVNGTLQVEEAEGGRVLFTFSDPTDRARVWRGAPWGFNRAPVALAEYDGVMPIEKVLLVKSSYWITLQGIPPAFRSKRLMTMIGYTLGDFREIDKQGKKVGKYRIRVEIPLLRPLSFQRWYWVEDTVKFLCKFKYDKLFGRCGVCGLITHVGLPCLGPPLHEEDDAAESTVLGPPPVAQDTAMQVGITGLTTG; encoded by the coding sequence ATGGCTGCCCGACTCGCCTCCTCTCTTGCACTGGCAGAGGGGAAGAAGAAGGTAGATCTCCATCCATCGCAAGGCAAGGGCTTGCGACAATCTGAAGTTTTTATGGTTGGAAAACTCCTCACTGCTAGGGAGTTCAAGGTCTGTTCCTTCCTAGGTATGTTTCGATCTGCCTGGAGGGTCAATGGGACACTACAAGTTGAAGAAGCTGAAGGAGGTAGGGTTTTGTTCACTTTTTCAGATCCTACAGAccgagctagggtttggaggggCGCACCATGGGGTTTTAACCGTGCTCCTGTGGCTTTGGCTGAGTATGATGGGGTTATGCCAATTGAGAAGGTGCTATTGGTGAAATCCTCCTATTGGATCACGCTGCAGGGTATTCCACCTGCGTTTAGATCTAAAAGGCTGATGACGATGATCGGATATACGTTGGGCGACTTTCGGGAGATTGATAAGCAGGGGAAGAAGGTTGGAAAGTACCGGATTCGGGTTGAGATTCCTCTGCTCAGGCCATTGTCCTTTCAACGTTGGTATTGGGTGGAGGACACGGTGAAGTTTCTatgcaaattcaagtatgaTAAGTTGTTTGGGAGGTGTGGAGTGTGTGGATTGATCACCCATGTCGGACTGCCGTGCTTGGGGCCGCCGTTGCACGAAGAAGATGATGCTGCAGAGAGCACAGTATTAGGGCCGCCGCCGGTGGCGCAGGATACTGCCATGCAGGTCGGCATCACCGGCTTGACTACGGGGTGA